A region of Crenobacter cavernae DNA encodes the following proteins:
- a CDS encoding fumarylacetoacetate hydrolase family protein, whose product MKIAHVEQDGRRLTALVDTDGRLRDASTLVAAFDGPPYSDDWLASLAAEPIESLPILDGPVTWLPCVQGVGKFIGIGLNYRDHAEEAGLPLPKQPIVFGKWTSSLSGAYDPIVLPRGSMHTDWEVELGVVIGKAGRDIPEHAALEHVAGYCVVNDVTERRWQGLDGGQWALAKGADSFGPIGPWLVSRDEIADPNNLALWLEVDGMRYQDGHTSQMIFKVPELIAYLSRFMKLEPGDVIATGTPAGVGMGHKPPVYLKPGQTVRLGVEGLGVQEHRVA is encoded by the coding sequence ATGAAAATCGCCCACGTCGAACAAGATGGGCGGCGTCTTACCGCCCTCGTCGACACAGATGGACGGCTGCGCGACGCGAGCACGCTCGTCGCCGCCTTCGACGGCCCGCCCTACTCCGACGACTGGCTCGCGTCTCTGGCTGCCGAACCTATCGAATCGCTGCCCATTCTCGACGGGCCGGTCACTTGGCTGCCTTGCGTGCAAGGCGTCGGCAAGTTCATCGGCATCGGCCTCAACTACCGCGACCACGCGGAGGAAGCCGGCCTGCCGCTGCCGAAGCAGCCTATCGTGTTCGGCAAATGGACCAGCAGCCTGTCCGGCGCCTACGACCCCATCGTACTGCCGCGCGGATCGATGCACACAGACTGGGAGGTCGAACTGGGCGTCGTGATCGGCAAGGCCGGCCGCGACATCCCGGAACACGCGGCGCTCGAGCATGTCGCCGGCTACTGCGTCGTCAACGACGTCACCGAGCGGCGCTGGCAGGGGCTGGACGGCGGGCAGTGGGCGCTCGCCAAGGGTGCGGACAGCTTCGGCCCGATCGGCCCGTGGCTGGTCAGCCGCGACGAGATCGCCGACCCAAATAACTTAGCCCTATGGCTGGAGGTGGACGGGATGCGTTACCAGGACGGCCACACCTCGCAGATGATCTTCAAGGTGCCCGAGCTGATCGCCTATCTGAGCCGCTTCATGAAGCTCGAGCCGGGCGACGTGATCGCCACCGGCACGCCGGCCGGCGTCGGCATGGGCCACAAACCGCCGGTTTATCTCAAACCGGGGCAGACGGTAAGGCTGGGCGTAGAAGGACTCGGCGTGCAGGAGCATCGTGTCGCTTAG
- a CDS encoding DUF927 domain-containing protein, whose protein sequence is MSAKRLPFAEVSRAALAGLGRVLDWLGVTHQQAGHEIQMLNPQRSDEGFGSFSINANTGVWADFASGDKGGDVVSLVAYVKGYGQGEACKELARLFGILAGEASPASEAAPPPSAKPAPADSARPLLPIPADLLGRMPCDKYKHPGQVVQMWRYNDAAGLPLVFVARLEPGMNGRSKDYFPLSVWEDAASGKREWRWKNLPAPRPLYGLDRLAERSAAPVVVCEGEKAADAAAKLLPEHVAVCWMNGAEAVGKADFSPLAGRDCLIWRDNDTPGEVAAQAVAGALAKVDAASVRHVDVRAFADFAPAGSANAPELVEGGEWNDGDDAADALARGWTPEHIRLLAEAGRWLVDDAARDVYDAHTPASANPLCDAGTSPAGAVGSCTVNVDGADPQTPPAEPADTSEAKTPAKPAKRVKRPPAGTGSNPFKVTDTGVYFQTEDMDAAQWVCAPLTILARTRDHQGLNWGLLVRFADPDGTDKEWNIPAELLASSEGAEVVKGLLSMGLSIGAGPKARQRLLEYLQRFDGADRATIVNRLGWHGPVFLLPEGHLGDGGAALVYQAASRQRELMACAGSLEGWRAEIGRYCVGNHRFAFAASVAFAAPLLDVVGAESGGFHFFGDSSQGKTTLLQVAASVYGAPGYLQTWRATDNALEAIAAAYSDCLLPLDEIHQCDPRIVGETVYMLGNGRGKARANDRGGARGAVAEWRLLFLSSGEKTLEAHMAEARKDMKAGMEIRLLAVPADAGAGLGLFHALHDQPSGKALADQLKAAVASHYGHPARAFLTRLVSERAGIGALIVEQMRRFAADVVPAGAHGQVHRAAARFALVAVAGELASAWGITGWPKGAAWESARVCFADWLTLRGTSGNREDDTMLGKVRLFFEQHGEARFTRLSPETLLHEQDGNGPDPDLHAPKTLMRCGYRAKDSVSGVLRYYVFPESFRHEVCAGLDVGRVCKLLQQAGALEVTKGSGYLLQTRAIPEAKLSKSGRARVYCVTSNLFADHGHEEDAA, encoded by the coding sequence ATGAGCGCCAAACGTCTACCGTTCGCCGAGGTCAGCCGCGCGGCGCTGGCCGGCTTGGGGCGGGTGCTCGACTGGCTGGGCGTGACGCACCAGCAGGCCGGCCACGAAATCCAGATGCTGAACCCGCAGCGCAGCGACGAGGGTTTCGGCTCGTTCTCGATCAACGCCAACACCGGGGTGTGGGCCGACTTCGCCAGCGGCGACAAGGGCGGCGACGTGGTGTCGCTGGTCGCCTACGTCAAAGGCTACGGGCAAGGCGAGGCGTGCAAGGAACTGGCGCGGCTGTTCGGCATTCTGGCCGGCGAGGCTTCGCCCGCCAGCGAGGCCGCACCGCCGCCCTCGGCCAAGCCCGCGCCGGCCGATAGCGCCCGGCCGCTGCTGCCGATCCCGGCCGATCTGCTGGGCCGGATGCCGTGCGACAAGTACAAGCACCCCGGCCAAGTGGTGCAAATGTGGCGCTACAACGATGCCGCCGGCCTGCCGCTGGTGTTCGTCGCGCGGCTCGAACCGGGCATGAACGGGCGCAGCAAGGACTATTTCCCGCTGTCAGTGTGGGAAGACGCCGCGAGCGGCAAGCGCGAATGGCGCTGGAAAAACCTACCCGCGCCGCGCCCTTTGTACGGGCTCGATAGGTTGGCCGAGCGCTCCGCCGCCCCGGTGGTGGTCTGCGAGGGCGAGAAAGCCGCCGACGCCGCCGCCAAGCTGCTGCCCGAGCATGTGGCGGTGTGCTGGATGAACGGAGCCGAGGCGGTCGGCAAGGCCGACTTTTCCCCGCTCGCCGGCCGCGATTGCCTGATCTGGCGTGACAACGACACGCCGGGCGAGGTGGCCGCGCAGGCGGTCGCCGGGGCGCTGGCGAAGGTTGACGCGGCGTCGGTGCGGCACGTCGATGTACGCGCCTTCGCCGACTTCGCGCCGGCCGGCTCGGCCAACGCGCCCGAGCTGGTCGAGGGTGGCGAGTGGAACGACGGCGACGACGCGGCCGACGCGCTCGCCCGGGGGTGGACGCCTGAGCATATCCGCCTGTTGGCCGAGGCCGGGCGCTGGCTGGTCGACGACGCGGCGAGGGATGTGTATGACGCACATACCCCAGCCAGTGCCAACCCCCTGTGCGATGCAGGCACTTCGCCGGCCGGGGCGGTGGGGAGCTGCACCGTCAACGTTGACGGCGCAGACCCGCAGACGCCGCCGGCCGAGCCCGCCGACACCAGCGAGGCCAAGACCCCGGCCAAGCCGGCGAAGCGCGTCAAGCGACCGCCAGCCGGCACGGGCAGCAACCCGTTCAAGGTCACGGATACCGGCGTCTACTTCCAGACCGAAGACATGGATGCCGCGCAGTGGGTGTGCGCGCCGCTGACCATCCTGGCGCGGACCCGCGACCATCAGGGCTTGAACTGGGGCTTGCTGGTGCGTTTCGCCGATCCGGACGGCACTGATAAGGAATGGAACATTCCGGCCGAGCTTCTGGCGAGCAGCGAGGGGGCCGAGGTGGTCAAGGGCTTGCTGTCGATGGGCTTGAGCATCGGTGCGGGGCCGAAGGCACGGCAGCGGCTGCTTGAATACCTGCAGCGTTTCGACGGGGCCGACCGTGCGACCATCGTCAACCGGCTGGGCTGGCACGGCCCGGTGTTCCTGCTGCCCGAGGGCCATCTCGGCGACGGCGGCGCGGCGCTGGTCTATCAGGCCGCCAGCCGACAACGTGAGCTGATGGCGTGCGCCGGCTCGCTGGAAGGCTGGCGGGCCGAGATCGGCCGCTACTGCGTCGGCAATCACCGTTTCGCCTTCGCGGCGTCGGTGGCGTTCGCCGCGCCGCTGCTCGACGTGGTGGGCGCGGAGTCGGGCGGCTTTCACTTCTTCGGCGACAGCTCGCAAGGCAAGACCACGCTGCTACAGGTGGCCGCCAGCGTGTACGGCGCGCCGGGCTACCTGCAGACCTGGCGCGCGACCGACAACGCGCTCGAAGCGATCGCGGCGGCCTATTCGGATTGCCTGCTGCCGCTGGACGAAATCCACCAGTGCGACCCGCGCATCGTCGGCGAGACGGTGTACATGCTCGGCAACGGGCGGGGCAAGGCGCGCGCCAACGACCGGGGCGGCGCGCGCGGCGCGGTGGCCGAATGGCGGCTGCTGTTCCTGTCGTCGGGCGAAAAGACGCTCGAAGCGCACATGGCCGAGGCGCGCAAGGACATGAAGGCCGGCATGGAAATCCGCCTGCTGGCGGTGCCCGCCGACGCCGGGGCGGGGCTCGGCCTGTTCCATGCCCTGCACGACCAGCCCAGCGGCAAGGCGCTGGCCGACCAGCTCAAGGCGGCCGTCGCCAGCCACTACGGCCACCCGGCGCGCGCCTTCCTGACGCGGCTGGTGTCGGAGCGGGCGGGCATTGGGGCGCTGATCGTCGAGCAGATGCGCCGCTTCGCCGCCGACGTGGTGCCGGCCGGCGCGCACGGGCAGGTGCATCGCGCCGCCGCGCGCTTCGCCCTGGTGGCGGTGGCCGGCGAGCTGGCGAGCGCCTGGGGCATCACCGGTTGGCCGAAGGGCGCGGCGTGGGAATCGGCGCGCGTCTGCTTCGCCGACTGGCTGACCCTGCGCGGCACCAGCGGCAACCGCGAGGACGACACCATGCTCGGCAAGGTACGGCTGTTCTTCGAGCAGCACGGCGAGGCGCGCTTTACCCGCCTGTCGCCGGAAACGCTGCTGCACGAGCAGGACGGCAACGGCCCCGACCCGGACCTGCACGCGCCCAAGACGCTGATGCGCTGCGGCTACCGCGCCAAGGATTCGGTGAGCGGCGTGCTGCGTTACTACGTGTTTCCCGAGAGCTTCCGGCACGAGGTGTGCGCCGGGCTGGACGTGGGGCGGGTGTGCAAGCTGTTGCAACAGGCCGGCGCGCTGGAAGTCACCAAGGGCAGCGGCTACCTGTTGCAGACGCGCGCGATCCCCGAGGCCAAGCTGAGCAAGAGCGGCCGGGCGCGGGTGTACTGCGTCACCTCGAACCTGTTCGCCGACCACGGCCACGAGGAGGACGCGGCATGA
- a CDS encoding methyl-accepting chemotaxis protein yields the protein MAWFWRVYTQVEKTFWNSLTKKLCSFFFISVFQLCMVLYLFGVLGDIREVLNDQKLDAAALASLEASLDSALFWTVALWAGSFVFIAFMVWYLRYLIVRPLKQVTAIFDEIGAGVGNLSKDLPTITYDEIRDLSLSYNKFLKKMRELINNVRLMTIRIAMDTASTRKNIGESLSSASQQDVLVEQVREASGQTTLGINQVTEQTQAISATTLANLDVARTSNDELSDVAHRINDISHKVGHFNETVADLSRRSGSIKTIIDLIKDISDQTNLLALNAAIEAARAGEAGRGFAVVADEVRKLAERVKTATEEISGNVDGMLALVGETQEETSRITEDTQVAREVVAKTSQHFARMMGDFESTASSLTQIAGTMEAFAHTNGQVNRNVSEIYDLGQRVSGRLKHTEEVSAELSLASEQVQDMVFRFIVGQGEFHQIINHTRLARLELEDKLGQLAKSGVDVFDQRYQPIAGSNPAKFRTGYDTQVEGIIQPVIDRVVRETDGGRFCLAVDTNGYAPTHNSACSKPLTGKLDVDLAMSRDKRIFNDAVGLRSARSTEPFVLQTYARDNGEILTEIAVPIAVAGRHWGALRFGFDPAHLLKELKIKRAA from the coding sequence ATGGCTTGGTTCTGGCGCGTCTACACCCAGGTCGAAAAGACCTTCTGGAATTCCCTCACCAAAAAGCTCTGCAGTTTCTTCTTCATCAGCGTGTTCCAGCTTTGCATGGTGCTGTACTTGTTCGGCGTGTTGGGCGACATCCGCGAGGTGCTGAACGACCAGAAACTCGACGCCGCCGCGCTCGCCAGCCTCGAGGCCAGCCTCGACAGCGCGCTGTTCTGGACGGTGGCGCTGTGGGCCGGCTCGTTCGTCTTCATCGCCTTCATGGTCTGGTACCTGCGCTACCTGATCGTGCGGCCGCTGAAACAGGTGACGGCGATCTTCGACGAGATCGGCGCCGGCGTCGGCAACCTGTCGAAGGACCTGCCGACGATCACCTACGACGAAATCCGCGACCTCTCGCTGTCGTACAACAAGTTCCTGAAGAAGATGCGCGAGTTGATCAACAACGTGCGTTTGATGACGATCCGCATCGCGATGGACACCGCGTCGACGCGCAAGAACATCGGCGAATCGTTGTCGAGCGCCAGCCAGCAGGACGTGCTGGTCGAGCAGGTGCGCGAGGCGAGCGGGCAGACGACGCTAGGCATCAACCAGGTGACCGAGCAGACGCAGGCGATCTCGGCGACGACCTTGGCCAACCTCGACGTCGCGCGCACATCGAACGACGAGCTGAGCGACGTCGCGCACCGTATCAACGACATCAGCCACAAGGTCGGCCATTTCAACGAGACGGTCGCCGACCTGAGCCGCCGCTCGGGCAGCATCAAGACCATCATCGACCTGATCAAGGACATCTCCGACCAGACCAACCTGCTGGCGCTGAACGCGGCGATCGAGGCGGCGCGCGCCGGCGAGGCCGGGCGCGGTTTCGCGGTGGTGGCCGACGAGGTGCGCAAGTTGGCCGAGCGCGTGAAGACGGCGACCGAGGAGATCTCGGGCAACGTAGACGGCATGCTCGCGCTGGTGGGCGAGACGCAAGAGGAAACCAGCCGCATCACCGAGGACACGCAGGTGGCGCGCGAGGTGGTCGCCAAGACGTCGCAGCATTTCGCCAGGATGATGGGCGACTTCGAGTCGACGGCCAGCAGCCTGACGCAGATCGCCGGCACGATGGAGGCGTTCGCGCACACCAACGGCCAGGTCAATCGCAACGTCAGCGAGATCTACGACCTCGGCCAGCGGGTCAGCGGGCGGCTGAAGCACACCGAGGAGGTGTCGGCCGAGCTGTCGTTGGCGTCCGAGCAGGTGCAGGACATGGTGTTCCGCTTCATCGTCGGCCAGGGCGAATTCCACCAGATCATCAACCACACCCGCCTCGCGCGGCTCGAGCTGGAAGACAAGCTCGGCCAACTCGCCAAGAGCGGCGTCGACGTGTTCGACCAGCGCTACCAGCCTATAGCCGGCAGCAACCCGGCCAAGTTCCGCACCGGCTACGACACTCAGGTCGAAGGCATCATCCAGCCGGTGATCGACCGCGTGGTGCGCGAGACCGACGGCGGCCGATTCTGCCTGGCGGTCGACACCAACGGCTACGCGCCGACGCACAACAGCGCGTGTTCGAAGCCCTTGACCGGCAAGCTCGACGTCGACCTCGCCATGAGCCGCGACAAGCGCATCTTCAACGATGCGGTCGGCCTGCGCTCGGCGCGCAGCACCGAGCCTTTCGTGTTGCAGACCTACGCCCGCGACAACGGCGAGATCCTGACCGAGATCGCGGTGCCGATCGCCGTGGCCGGTCGCCACTGGGGCGCGCTGCGCTTCGGCTTCGACCCGGCGCACCTGTTGAAGGAATTGAAGATCAAGCGCGCGGCCTGA
- a CDS encoding aspartate/glutamate racemase family protein codes for MKILVINPNISDSVSTLIQSEAHRSASPGTEIEVATAPFGVAYIETRFEALVGAYASACVAAERYGSYDGVVVAAFGDPGLQGIKELLDVPVVGLTESALMTAAMLGQRFSIIAISSRIKAWYRETVERSHLSTRLASIRSLEEPLRDIGSVQQDYAGRLKELCKQVVDEDGADVIIIAGAPLAGLAREIRDQLPVPVVDGVSSAITQLEGLIRLQPKKATGGSFTHPPVKPNQGLPEPLERLLNTQLRNCF; via the coding sequence ATGAAGATTCTGGTGATCAACCCCAACATCTCCGACAGCGTGTCGACACTGATCCAGTCCGAGGCGCACCGCAGCGCGTCGCCCGGCACCGAGATCGAGGTCGCGACCGCGCCGTTCGGCGTCGCCTACATCGAGACGCGCTTCGAGGCGCTGGTCGGCGCCTACGCCAGCGCCTGCGTCGCCGCCGAGCGCTACGGCAGCTACGACGGCGTCGTGGTCGCCGCCTTCGGCGACCCGGGCCTTCAGGGCATCAAGGAGCTGCTCGACGTGCCGGTGGTCGGCCTGACCGAATCGGCGCTGATGACCGCGGCGATGCTCGGCCAACGTTTCTCGATCATCGCGATCTCGTCGCGCATCAAGGCGTGGTACCGCGAGACGGTAGAGCGCAGCCATCTCTCGACGCGTCTTGCGAGCATCCGCTCGCTCGAGGAACCCTTGCGTGACATCGGCAGCGTGCAGCAGGACTACGCCGGAAGGCTGAAGGAGCTGTGCAAGCAGGTGGTCGACGAGGATGGCGCCGACGTCATCATCATCGCCGGCGCGCCGCTGGCCGGCCTCGCGCGCGAGATCCGCGACCAGTTGCCGGTGCCGGTCGTCGACGGCGTGTCGAGCGCGATCACCCAGCTCGAAGGCCTGATCCGTCTGCAGCCGAAAAAGGCGACCGGCGGCAGCTTCACGCATCCGCCGGTCAAGCCGAACCAGGGTCTGCCCGAGCCGCTCGAACGGCTGCTGAACACCCAGCTACGCAACTGTTTCTAG
- a CDS encoding GntR family transcriptional regulator, whose protein sequence is METQQKRQSLRTSGMSSLVTSQLREMIESGELPPGEKINEREFCEKFDISKTPLREALKVLVAEGLVSHRQFVGYRVTSIDLEELRSVFEMLHALEEFAGSLIASRIKPAELAEIEALHQRMLAYHDAGDKKNYFRTNQAIHAKLIDTAGNPVLASVYNNLMSKVYRARGTANIGQSRWDQSLGEHEEIIASLNGKSGTPLPNVMRRHSENTAKEVLEFLKKHNKPARVVQ, encoded by the coding sequence ATGGAAACCCAGCAAAAACGACAGAGCCTGCGTACCTCGGGCATGTCGAGCCTCGTCACCAGCCAGCTGCGCGAGATGATAGAAAGCGGCGAGCTGCCGCCGGGCGAGAAGATCAACGAGCGCGAGTTCTGCGAGAAGTTCGACATCTCGAAGACGCCGCTACGCGAGGCGCTGAAGGTGCTGGTCGCCGAGGGACTGGTGTCGCACCGCCAGTTCGTCGGCTACCGCGTCACCTCGATCGACCTCGAAGAGCTGCGCTCGGTGTTCGAGATGCTGCACGCGCTCGAGGAATTCGCCGGCTCGCTGATCGCGTCGCGCATCAAGCCGGCCGAACTCGCCGAGATCGAAGCGCTGCACCAGCGGATGCTCGCCTACCACGACGCCGGCGACAAGAAGAACTACTTCCGCACCAACCAGGCCATCCACGCGAAGCTGATCGACACCGCCGGCAACCCGGTGCTCGCCTCCGTCTACAACAACCTGATGTCCAAGGTCTACCGCGCGCGCGGCACGGCCAACATCGGCCAGTCGCGCTGGGACCAGTCGCTCGGCGAGCACGAGGAGATCATCGCGTCGCTGAACGGAAAATCCGGCACACCGCTGCCGAATGTCATGCGCCGGCACTCCGAGAACACCGCCAAGGAGGTGCTTGAATTCCTGAAAAAGCACAACAAGCCGGCGCGCGTCGTGCAATAG
- a CDS encoding methyl-accepting chemotaxis protein, with product MVFNRLSVRWRLALIIVLSLLGYASLVTVAVVSIRQSLYQSYQTSIRNIVTTGYHTLEYFHEQEKNGRMSRNQAQAAAKEYLRGLRYGNNDYFNLFDYQTRSVMHPIRPEFEGKDQSHQKDTHGVPFVKLMVTNAATSAERTAFQLTEFPRPGSKEPVAKLQFLRAFEPWQWVLASGVYLDDVDRVFREKLTTFLLIAGAGLLAISTLAYFISCSLMKQLGGEPSYAAQVLQEVAVGKLAVEVRVASEADGSMLAALKTSLASVRNILAEIAASAGQVATHSQAITRSAQSVTGASHAQSDATKAVAVAIEELSVSIDHISAGSQETEQNSARAVELANLGQFKVGEAAAAMSSISVAIGDAVQRIGGLVVRTNEIGLVANVIKDIAAQTNLLALNAAIEAARAGEQGRGFAVVADEVRGLAERTARATVEIEQMIATIQTDTQSAVSCIQSAVPQAETGVRLAEEAAQSLEEIRSGTDATLIRIRDVATATREQSAAGVAISRQVEQIAQMVDSTNEAVNHIALAVAELEQLSARLNQMVGRFQY from the coding sequence ATGGTGTTTAACCGTTTGTCCGTGCGCTGGCGTCTGGCGCTGATCATCGTCCTTTCCCTGCTCGGCTATGCCAGCCTGGTGACGGTCGCCGTCGTGTCGATCCGGCAATCGCTGTATCAGAGTTACCAGACCTCGATCCGCAACATCGTCACCACCGGCTATCACACTCTCGAATACTTCCATGAACAGGAAAAGAACGGGCGGATGAGCCGAAACCAGGCGCAGGCCGCGGCAAAAGAGTATTTGCGCGGGCTGCGCTATGGGAACAACGACTACTTCAACCTGTTCGACTATCAAACCCGCAGCGTGATGCACCCGATCCGCCCCGAATTCGAGGGCAAGGACCAGTCGCACCAGAAGGATACGCATGGGGTGCCGTTTGTGAAGCTCATGGTGACCAACGCGGCGACTTCGGCCGAACGGACCGCCTTCCAGCTCACCGAATTTCCCCGCCCCGGCAGCAAGGAGCCGGTGGCCAAGCTCCAGTTTCTACGTGCGTTCGAGCCGTGGCAGTGGGTCTTGGCGTCCGGCGTCTACCTGGATGACGTGGATCGGGTGTTCCGCGAAAAACTCACCACCTTCCTGCTGATCGCCGGCGCCGGCCTGCTGGCAATCTCAACGCTGGCCTACTTCATCTCCTGCAGCCTGATGAAGCAGCTCGGCGGAGAGCCGTCCTATGCGGCCCAAGTGTTGCAAGAAGTGGCAGTCGGCAAACTGGCGGTAGAGGTGCGTGTCGCATCCGAGGCGGACGGCAGTATGCTGGCGGCGCTGAAGACCTCGCTCGCGTCGGTGAGGAACATCCTGGCCGAGATCGCCGCCAGTGCCGGCCAGGTCGCGACCCACTCGCAGGCTATCACCCGTTCGGCGCAGAGCGTCACCGGCGCAAGCCATGCGCAATCCGACGCCACCAAGGCCGTGGCGGTCGCGATCGAGGAGCTGTCGGTCAGCATCGATCATATTTCGGCCGGCAGTCAGGAAACGGAGCAAAACTCCGCCCGGGCGGTGGAGCTCGCCAATCTGGGACAATTCAAGGTCGGCGAGGCGGCGGCGGCGATGAGCAGCATCTCCGTCGCGATCGGCGACGCCGTACAGCGTATCGGCGGCCTTGTCGTGCGGACCAACGAGATCGGCCTGGTCGCCAACGTGATCAAGGACATCGCCGCCCAGACCAATTTGCTCGCGCTAAACGCCGCCATCGAAGCCGCCCGTGCCGGCGAACAGGGACGCGGGTTCGCGGTCGTCGCCGACGAGGTGCGCGGCCTGGCCGAACGAACCGCCAGGGCGACCGTAGAGATAGAGCAGATGATCGCCACTATCCAAACGGACACCCAGTCCGCCGTAAGCTGCATCCAGTCGGCGGTGCCCCAAGCGGAAACCGGCGTGCGCTTAGCAGAAGAGGCTGCGCAATCGCTGGAAGAAATCCGCAGCGGAACGGACGCCACCTTGATTCGGATCCGGGATGTCGCTACGGCGACCAGGGAACAGAGCGCGGCCGGCGTCGCCATTTCCCGACAGGTCGAACAGATCGCGCAGATGGTCGACAGCACGAACGAGGCGGTCAACCACATCGCGCTGGCCGTGGCCGAGCTGGAGCAGTTGTCGGCAAGATTGAATCAGATGGTCGGACGTTTCCAGTACTGA
- a CDS encoding DUF1289 domain-containing protein, with product MTNAEQRDSPCVALCTTALGDPVCRGCGRTFDEVAHWTLLDADQKRDVWQRLDARRRLLEIGLQHGCLVAVELDVAGDEWAWVPALPELPRFRLARGDDGLRLLVRDPGQGDVEEAALPDGVAPSAESFAALLAERFAI from the coding sequence ATGACGAACGCCGAACAGAGGGATTCGCCGTGCGTGGCGTTGTGCACGACGGCGCTGGGCGACCCGGTTTGCCGTGGCTGCGGGCGCACCTTCGACGAGGTCGCACACTGGACGCTGTTGGACGCCGACCAGAAGCGGGACGTGTGGCAGCGGTTGGACGCGCGCCGTCGCTTGCTGGAGATCGGTCTGCAGCACGGTTGCTTGGTCGCGGTCGAACTCGACGTCGCGGGCGACGAATGGGCGTGGGTACCCGCCTTGCCCGAGCTGCCGCGTTTCCGTCTGGCGCGCGGCGATGATGGTCTGCGATTACTGGTGAGAGACCCGGGGCAGGGCGACGTCGAGGAAGCCGCCTTGCCTGACGGTGTCGCACCGTCGGCGGAAAGCTTCGCCGCCTTGCTCGCCGAGCGGTTCGCGATTTAA
- a CDS encoding helix-turn-helix transcriptional regulator produces MQADSIDPRRLLTRQQAADFLGVSVFTLNQYASEGKGPAFAKLGRKAVYRLADLEAYRTAQAEPVAAPLLAATPPASMQTGGLYIMRLPEVLRRIGLSRSSLYAKIKTGDFPAPIKLGPRSNGWNSAIVEAWIAQRLNANVAEVA; encoded by the coding sequence ATGCAAGCCGACTCAATCGACCCCCGTCGCCTGTTGACCCGCCAACAGGCCGCCGACTTCCTCGGCGTTTCCGTCTTCACCCTGAACCAGTACGCCAGCGAGGGCAAAGGCCCGGCCTTTGCCAAGCTCGGCCGCAAGGCCGTTTATCGGCTGGCCGACCTGGAAGCCTACCGCACCGCCCAAGCCGAGCCCGTCGCCGCGCCGTTGTTGGCCGCCACGCCGCCCGCCAGTATGCAGACCGGTGGGCTCTACATCATGCGCTTGCCCGAGGTGCTCCGTCGTATCGGGCTGTCCCGCAGCAGCCTCTACGCCAAGATCAAGACCGGCGACTTTCCTGCACCGATCAAACTGGGACCGCGCTCGAATGGCTGGAATTCCGCGATTGTCGAGGCATGGATTGCTCAACGTCTGAATGCCAATGTGGCGGAGGTGGCGTAA